A DNA window from Patagioenas fasciata isolate bPatFas1 chromosome 1, bPatFas1.hap1, whole genome shotgun sequence contains the following coding sequences:
- the PKP2 gene encoding plakophilin-2, producing MAGRGLAAEQGYIRTVLGQQILGELDSSSLALPSEARLKLSGGRAGEEKVLRIQRQVQQTLARKSRGSLHNGSLHRASSVPERVYNMGITENDFAPRTPHSFSYYQSNQVASPSSYTNGWGTRATYKTMEERAQRQPLKRLEVSPQRGPERLANVSNDFHYDGGFSTGFSMRHGDSGRSVGTVPPRYARSEIVGYTLRDSVNRGRSYKRLSQMGATNDAVLDGVYPSPTVPLYHQAGNSRSMTNLLEKENYLTSSSAMGQVRSPVASHLGSQNRQSLRSSWYQTTSRNTQLRREASQPASVITSVTAETDGKRMPLTAAMAAAGRNGFLQSEQVTINGSQLGSPEGEMTLERAVSILKSENTQSTPRILAAVTFIQHECFQKADARRKVFSLGGIPKLLQLLDIQNEDIQRAACGALRNLVFEDNDNKLEVSEQKGIPLLLRLLRQTRDVETKKQITGLLWNLSSNDQLKHLLIREALQTLTEAVLIPHSGWPDRDYPKSSVLPDPDIFYNATGCLRNMSSAGPEGRKKMRECNGLIDSLVYYIQGTIADHEPNDKATENCVCILHNLSYQLEIELPESYARTIYMQRRNISSNDKTPGCFGTRSRKVKEKQQDTPIPEEKSNPRGVESLWHSTLIRIYLSLIAKSTRNYTQEASLGALQNLTAGSGPMPFAVAQTVVQKANGLPSIRNMLHVSHPTVKKTAVSLLRNLSRNTSLQSDIAREVLPDLVLILPSSVLASDIVCETTASICYTLYNLTQSSSHNARLLLSADGLPKIIAISMNDSNMFSKASRAASVLLYSLWSHTDLHSAYKKADFKKADFINSRTTKAYNSLKD from the exons GCAGTTTGCACCGTGCATCCAGTGTTCCAGAGCGTGTCTATAACATGGGGATTACTGAAAATGATTTTGCACCAAGAACCCCCCATAGTTTCTCATATTATCAGTCAAACCAG GTGGCCTCACCATCCTCTTACACAAATGGCTGGGGGACGAGGGCTACTTACAAGACAATggaagaaagagcacaaaggcagcCTCTCAAGAGACTAGAGGTTTCACCCCAGCGAGGTCCTGAAAGATTGGCAAATGTGTCTAATGATTTTCACTATGACGGAGGGTTTTCAACTGGATTCTCCATGAGACATGGAGATAGCGGGAGATCTGTCGGGACTGTCCCACCAAGATATGCTCGGTCTGAGATTGTTGGTTACACTCTTCGTGATTCAGTGAATAGGGGACGCTCTTATAAGAGACTTTCCCAAATGGGGGCTACTAATGATGCCGTCCTTGATGGTGTCTACCCCAGCCCCACTGTACCTCTGTACCATCAAGCAGGCAACAGTCGCAGTATGACCAACCTTTTGGAGAAGGAGAACTACCTGACCTCAAGCAGTGCAATGGGACAAGTGAGATCACCAGTTGCTTCCCATTTGGGGTCTCAGAACAGGCAATCTTTAAGGTCCAGCTGGTACCAAACCACTTCCAGAAACACACAGCTCAGGAGGGAAGCTTCCCAACCAGCTTCAGTGATAACCAGTGTCACTGCAGAAACAGATGGGAAGAGGATGCCATTGACAGCTGCTATGGCAGCAGCTGGGAGAAATGGTTTCCTGCAGAGTGAACAAGTCACCATCAATGGATCTCAGCTAGG GAGCCCAGAGGGGGAGATGACTCTAGAACGTGCAGTGAGCATACTGAAGAGTGAAAATACACAGTCCACACCTAGGATTCTTGCTGCAGTAACTTTCATACAGCATGAGTGCTTCCAGAAAGCAGATGCCAGAAGAAAA GTTTTCTCACTCGGTGGTATCCCCAAACTTTTACAGCTTCTTGACATTCAGAATGAGGACATTCAGCGGGCAGCATGTGGTGCTCTGAGAAACTTGGTGTTTGAGGACAATGACAACAAACTGGAAGTGTCAGAACAGAAAGGGATCCCACTCTTGCTCCGCCTACTCCGACAAACCAGGGATGTGGAGACTAAAAAGCAAATAACAG GTTTGTTGTGGAATTTATCCTCCAATGACCAGCTGAAGCATCTGTTGATTAGAGAAGCCCTGCAGACGCTGACTGAAGCTGTTCTCATCCCTCACTCTGGCTGGCCAGATCGAGATTATCCAAAGTCGAGTGTTTTACCTGACCCTGATATCTTCTACAATGCCACAGGATGCTTGAG AAACATGAGCTCTGCTGgcccagaaggaaggaaaaagatgaGAGAATGCAACGGCTTGATTGATTCTCTTGTGTATTATATTCAAGGAACTATTGCAGACCACGAGCCTAATGACAAG GCCACAGAGAACTGTGTGTGCATTCTTCACAATCTTTCCTACCAGCTAGAGATAGAGCTCCCTGAGAGCTATGCCCGGACCATATATatgcaaagaagaaatatttctagCAATGATAAAACACCAGGCTGTTTTGGAACACGGAGCCGAAAAGTAAAAGAG AAGCAGCAGGACACCCCAATACCCGAAGAAAAGAGCAATCCCAGAGGTGTCGAATCTCTCTGGCATTCCACACTGATTAGGATATATCTCTCCTTAATAGCAAAGAGTACCAGAAACTACACCCAGGAAGCATCCCTGGGAGCTCTTCAAAACCTCACAGCTGGCAGTGGACCA ATGCCGTTTGCGGTGGCCCAGACTGTTGTTCAGAAAGCAAATGGCCTTCCAAGCATTCGAAATATGCTGCATGTAAGTCACCCGACAGTAAAGAAGACGGCAGTCTCACTGCTCAGGAACTTGTCTCGCAACACCTCTCTGCAAAGTGATATAG CCAGAGAAGTTTTGCCTGATTTGGTCTTGATACTTCCAAGTTCTGTCCTGGCATCTGATATTGTCTGTGAAACCACAGCATCCATCTGCTACACCCTGTACAATTTGACACAGAGCAGTTCGCACAATGCACGGCTTCTCCTGAGTGCTGACGGCCTGCCCAAGATTATTGCCATCAGCATGAATGACAG caatatgTTCAGCAAAGCTAGTAGGGCTGCTTCAGTCCTCCTCTACTCCTTGTGGTCACATACTGATCTCCACAGTGCTTACAAAAAG GCTGACTTTAAGAAGGCGGATTTCATCAACAGCCGGACCACAAAAGCCTATAACTCACTAAAAGATTGA